In Rhodanobacter humi, the following are encoded in one genomic region:
- a CDS encoding alpha-N-arabinofuranosidase, with amino-acid sequence MKRTLVAAVAAMVLSTPAIAQITPAPTHVRLTVDLAHPGPVIEPAVEGQFAENLGRGIYDGIWVGPHSSVPNRNGYRTDVMDALKALHVPVIRWLGGCFADTYDWRDGIGPAAKRPKGINTNWGGVTDDNSFGTNEFMDYTEALGAAAYVSINLGSLPAYDARQWVQYMTAGGDSALAQERRANGRDKPWTNLKYVGYGNELWGCGGNMTAGYAADLFKRYATFVNPAPGAPDFVKVASGPSDADYAWTDTLMRDAAKQLGAISLHYYTLPGSSWEHKGSATGFSKDEWAATLSKARYMNTLIARHSAIMDKYDPDKKVALYVDEWGTWYDPQPGSHPGFLYQQNTLRDAEVAALTLDIFFRHTDRVKLAAIAQMVNVLQAMVLTEGDKMLLTPTYHVFHMYVPFQGATPYPATVSGPHYVEGKYDLPMVDASAARGTDGKLYLALVNLDPDRAAHVETGLSGTASGRILTGPKMDSHNTFAAPNTIHPVAYSGRSERGRLTFDLPARSVAVVAVDQK; translated from the coding sequence ATGAAACGAACGCTTGTTGCCGCTGTTGCAGCCATGGTCCTTTCGACACCGGCGATCGCACAGATCACCCCGGCCCCGACCCACGTCAGGCTGACCGTCGATCTGGCCCACCCCGGCCCGGTGATCGAACCGGCGGTCGAGGGACAGTTCGCCGAGAACCTCGGCCGCGGCATCTACGACGGCATCTGGGTCGGCCCTCATTCGTCGGTTCCCAACCGGAACGGCTATCGCACCGACGTGATGGATGCGCTGAAAGCGCTCCATGTGCCGGTGATCCGCTGGCTCGGCGGCTGCTTCGCCGACACCTACGACTGGCGCGACGGCATTGGCCCCGCCGCCAAGCGACCCAAGGGAATCAACACCAACTGGGGCGGCGTCACCGACGACAACAGCTTCGGCACCAATGAGTTCATGGATTACACCGAAGCCTTGGGCGCGGCCGCCTATGTCTCGATCAACCTGGGCTCGCTGCCAGCTTACGATGCACGGCAGTGGGTGCAGTACATGACCGCCGGCGGCGATTCCGCGCTCGCGCAGGAGCGGCGCGCCAACGGGCGCGACAAGCCATGGACCAACCTGAAGTACGTCGGCTACGGCAACGAACTGTGGGGCTGCGGCGGCAACATGACCGCCGGCTATGCCGCCGACCTGTTCAAACGCTACGCCACGTTCGTGAATCCGGCGCCGGGCGCTCCCGACTTCGTCAAGGTCGCCTCGGGGCCCAGCGACGCGGACTACGCCTGGACCGACACGCTGATGCGCGATGCGGCCAAACAGCTGGGCGCCATCAGCCTGCACTACTACACGCTCCCGGGCTCCTCCTGGGAGCACAAAGGATCCGCGACCGGTTTCAGCAAGGACGAATGGGCAGCGACGCTCAGCAAGGCGCGCTACATGAACACGCTGATCGCCAGACATTCGGCGATCATGGACAAGTACGATCCCGACAAGAAGGTCGCGCTCTACGTCGACGAATGGGGCACCTGGTACGATCCGCAGCCTGGAAGCCATCCCGGCTTCCTCTACCAGCAGAACACGCTGCGCGACGCCGAAGTGGCGGCGCTGACACTGGACATTTTCTTCCGCCATACCGACCGGGTGAAGCTCGCGGCGATCGCGCAGATGGTCAACGTGCTGCAAGCGATGGTGCTGACCGAGGGCGACAAGATGCTGCTGACGCCCACCTACCACGTCTTCCACATGTACGTGCCGTTCCAGGGCGCCACGCCTTATCCGGCAACGGTCAGCGGCCCCCATTACGTGGAGGGCAAATACGACTTGCCGATGGTTGATGCCTCGGCCGCGCGCGGCACCGACGGCAAGCTCTATCTCGCCCTGGTCAATCTCGATCCCGATCGCGCCGCGCATGTCGAGACCGGGCTGAGCGGCACCGCCAGCGGCCGGATCCTGACCGGGCCGAAGATGGACAGCCACAACACGTTCGCGGCGCCGAACACGATCCATCCGGTCGCCTATTCGGGGCGCAGCGAGCGTGGCAGGTTGACTTTCGATTTGCCGGCCAGGTCGGTCGCGGTCGTCGCCGTCGATCAAAAATAG
- a CDS encoding aldose epimerase family protein, whose translation MKNFHRCVMATLVCALLIPGVSLATSATRSIFGSMPDGRKVEAVKLQNDHGVSVTVIAYGARVQSLVTPDRNGHLADVALGYNTMAGYLSKRQFFGATVGRFANRIATGQFTLDGKHYQLTINDGPNSLHGGTEGFDTRLWQVTSVKQGPTASVTLSLVSPDGDQGYPGRLTATVTYSLGEENQLTIDARATTDKTTIVNISNHTYWNLDGAGSGTVMNQRLLIPADQITPVDKTQIPTGTFQSVAGTPFDFRHAKAIGQDIRDGRSSQLLIGKGYDMNWVISRTKSAEPRLVAQVESPASGRILRLYSRQPGLQFYSGNFLDGTTVGRSGHTYRQGDAFVLEPQIFPDTPNHPNFGSAELRPGQVYDNRIVYRFSTDKGGAKH comes from the coding sequence GTGAAGAATTTCCATCGCTGTGTGATGGCGACCTTGGTCTGCGCACTGCTGATACCCGGTGTCAGTCTGGCCACGTCGGCCACACGCTCCATCTTTGGCTCGATGCCGGACGGGCGCAAGGTCGAAGCCGTCAAGCTGCAAAACGATCATGGTGTGAGCGTCACGGTGATTGCGTACGGCGCGCGGGTCCAGTCCCTGGTCACTCCCGACCGCAACGGTCACCTGGCGGACGTGGCCCTCGGCTACAACACGATGGCGGGGTATTTGTCCAAGCGCCAGTTTTTCGGTGCCACCGTGGGGCGCTTTGCCAACCGCATCGCCACGGGCCAGTTCACGCTCGATGGCAAGCATTATCAGCTCACGATCAACGACGGCCCCAATTCCCTGCACGGCGGAACCGAGGGTTTCGACACGCGCTTGTGGCAGGTCACTTCAGTCAAGCAGGGGCCGACGGCCAGCGTCACCCTGAGTCTTGTCAGCCCCGATGGTGACCAAGGCTATCCCGGGCGCCTGACGGCCACCGTGACGTACTCCCTGGGCGAAGAAAATCAGCTCACCATCGATGCCCGCGCCACCACCGACAAGACGACCATCGTCAATATCTCCAACCACACCTATTGGAATCTCGATGGAGCGGGCTCGGGCACGGTAATGAACCAGCGACTGCTGATACCGGCTGACCAGATTACCCCCGTGGACAAGACGCAAATCCCGACCGGAACATTCCAATCGGTAGCGGGGACGCCATTCGATTTCCGCCATGCCAAAGCCATCGGCCAGGACATCCGCGATGGCCGTTCCAGTCAATTGCTGATCGGCAAGGGTTATGACATGAACTGGGTGATCAGCCGCACCAAGAGTGCCGAGCCGCGTCTTGTGGCGCAGGTGGAGTCCCCCGCCAGTGGACGCATCCTGCGCCTGTATTCGCGCCAGCCGGGCTTGCAATTCTATTCGGGCAACTTCCTCGACGGCACCACCGTGGGCCGGTCGGGCCACACCTATCGCCAAGGTGATGCCTTCGTGCTCGAGCCGCAGATCTTCCCGGACACGCCCAACCATCCGAACTTCGGTTCAGCGGAGTTGCGTCCGGGGCAGGTCTACGACAACCGAATCGTCTATCGCTTCTCCACCGACAAGGGCGGCGCGAAGCACTGA
- a CDS encoding sugar porter family MFS transporter codes for MYQSSGEARVVTPHEVSMGRRQKAVPIIYIVGPIAALAGLLFGMDIGIISGALPLIAKAFRASDVIQEFVVSAMMLGAALGAITGGWLSHRFGRRITLLISGVVFVLGAIGCALAVSAYMLIGMRAILGIAVGISSYIAPIYLSEISPERSRGALISGYQLAIMVGILVAYLIDAGLSYSGSWRLMLGSMAPLAGILVLTMFFLPTSPRWLMSKRRDDEAFHVLLKLRQNDAGVARAEMAAIRQSLQVEGNGFRLFLKNGNFRRSTLLGMLLQFMQQFTGANVILYYAPKILGLAGIATGANRMWGTVAIGVLMALATFIAVSQVDRVGRKPLLYIGYAVMGACMLGMGVLFNVGLGTSFSAGIAIALLIAFVISYAMSAAPVVWILCSEIQPLNGRDFGVSCSTVTNWVSNFIVGATFLSLLTTLGTGLTFCVYAALNFLFIVLVFLLLPETKGVTLENIERKLMSGVRLRNIGV; via the coding sequence ATGTATCAGTCCAGCGGTGAGGCACGCGTCGTGACTCCTCACGAAGTGTCCATGGGGCGGCGCCAGAAGGCGGTGCCCATCATCTACATTGTCGGTCCCATCGCTGCACTTGCCGGACTGCTGTTTGGTATGGATATCGGCATTATCTCGGGCGCGTTGCCCTTGATCGCCAAGGCGTTCCGTGCCTCGGACGTGATCCAGGAGTTCGTGGTCAGCGCGATGATGCTGGGCGCGGCGCTGGGGGCGATCACCGGCGGTTGGTTATCGCATCGTTTCGGACGCAGGATCACCCTGCTCATCAGTGGCGTGGTATTCGTGCTGGGCGCGATCGGCTGCGCGCTGGCGGTTTCGGCGTACATGCTTATCGGCATGCGGGCCATCCTCGGCATCGCCGTGGGTATTTCTTCCTACATCGCGCCGATCTATCTATCGGAGATTTCGCCGGAGCGTAGTCGGGGGGCGTTAATTTCCGGCTACCAGCTGGCGATCATGGTGGGCATCCTGGTTGCCTACCTGATCGATGCAGGGCTCAGCTATTCCGGCAGCTGGCGCCTGATGCTTGGGTCCATGGCGCCGTTGGCCGGCATCCTCGTGTTGACGATGTTTTTTTTGCCAACCAGTCCGCGTTGGCTGATGTCCAAACGGCGCGACGACGAAGCGTTCCATGTGCTGCTCAAGCTCAGGCAGAATGATGCCGGTGTCGCGCGGGCGGAAATGGCGGCCATCCGACAGAGCCTGCAGGTGGAGGGCAACGGTTTCAGGTTGTTCCTGAAAAACGGCAATTTTCGCCGCTCAACCCTGCTGGGCATGCTGTTGCAATTCATGCAGCAGTTCACCGGCGCCAACGTCATCTTGTACTACGCGCCGAAGATTTTGGGCTTGGCCGGCATAGCGACCGGGGCCAATCGGATGTGGGGCACGGTCGCCATCGGGGTGCTGATGGCGCTAGCCACGTTCATCGCCGTGAGCCAGGTCGATCGTGTTGGTCGCAAGCCGCTGCTATACATCGGTTACGCCGTCATGGGCGCGTGCATGCTTGGCATGGGCGTGCTGTTCAACGTGGGCCTGGGGACGTCATTCTCTGCCGGGATCGCCATCGCGCTGCTCATCGCGTTCGTGATCAGTTATGCGATGTCTGCCGCGCCGGTGGTCTGGATCCTGTGCTCGGAGATTCAGCCGCTGAACGGGCGCGACTTCGGCGTGTCCTGCTCGACCGTGACCAACTGGGTGAGCAATTTCATCGTGGGCGCCACGTTCCTCTCCCTGCTGACCACGCTCGGCACCGGGCTGACGTTCTGCGTGTATGCGGCGCTCAACTTCCTGTTCATCGTCCTGGTTTTTCTGCTGTTGCCGGAGACCAAGGGTGTGACTCTGGAGAACATCGAACGCAAACTGATGTCAGGCGTGCGCTTGCGCAACATCGGCGTCTGA